One window from the genome of Populus alba chromosome 15, ASM523922v2, whole genome shotgun sequence encodes:
- the LOC118057259 gene encoding acidic endochitinase SE2 — translation MACQAKAITLLLSILAVSLCKPSNGAGIAIYWGQNGNEGSLADTCNSGNYQFVNVAFLSSFGNGQSPVLNLAGHCDPNAGTCTGISNDIRSCQNQGIKVLLSIGGGAGGYSLSSADDAGQVANYIWNNFLGGQSSSRPLGDAILDGVDFDIESGSGQFWDDLARALNGFSQQRKVYLAAAPQCIFPDANLDTAIKTGLFDYVWVQFYNNPPCQYVNDATGLLSAWNQWTTVQSNQIFLGLPAAPEAAPSGGFIPSDVLISQVLPSIKGSPKYGGVMLWSKQYDNGYSAAIKGSV, via the coding sequence ATGGCTTGCCAAGCAAAAGCTATCACCCTTCTTCTATCCATCTTAGCTGTCTCCTTATGCAAACCCTCAAACGGTGCAGGCATCGCCATCTACTGGGGTCAAAATGGCAATGAAGGCAGCTTAGCTGATACTTGTAACTCAGGAAACTATCAATTTGTGAACGTAGCTTTCCTATCTAGTTTCGGCAATGGCCAATCTCCGGTGCTGAACCTAGCAGGCCATTGTGACCCCAACGCCGGTACTTGCACCGGCATAAGCAATGACATTAGATCTTGTCAAAATCAAGGAATCAAGGTGCTACTTTCCATTGGAGGTGGTGCAGGCGGCTACTCCCTTTCATCGGCCGACGATGCAGGGCAAGTTGCAAACTATATCTGGAATAACTTCCTTGGTGGCCAGTCCAGCTCACGTCCGCTAGGCGATGCCATCTTAGACGGGGTTGATTTTGACATCGAGTCAGGTTCAGGCCAGTTCTGGGATGATCTTGCTAGGGCACTTAATGGCTTTAGCCAACAAAGGAAGGTATACTTGGCTGCAGCTCCACAATGCATCTTCCCTGATGCTAATCTAGACACGGCAATCAAAACTGGCCTCTTTGATTATGTGTGGGTTCAATTCTATAACAATCCTCCATGTCAATACGTAAATGATGCTACCGGTCTCTTGAGTGCATGGAACCAATGGACCACAGTTCAATCCAATCAAATATTCCTGGGACTGCCTGCTGCTCCGGAGGCAGCCCCCAGTGGTGGATTCATCCCTTCTGATGTGCTCATTTCTCAGGTCCTTCCATCTATCAAGGGTTCACCAAAGTATGGAGGCGTTATGCTCTGGAGCAAGCAGTATGACAATGGGTATAGTGCAGCTATAAAGGGCAGTGTCTGA
- the LOC118057260 gene encoding acidic endochitinase gives MACQAKAITLLLSILAVSLCKPSNGAGIAIYWGQNGNEGSLADTCNSGNYQFVNVAFLSSFGNGQTPVLNLAGHCDPSAGTCTGISNDIKSCQNQGIKVLLSIGGGAGSYSLSSADDAGQVANYIWNNFLGGQSSSRPLGDAILDGVDFDIEAGSGQFWDDLARALNSFSQQRKVYLAAAPQCIFPDANLDTAIKTGLFDYVWVQFYNNPPCQYVNDATGLLSAWNQWTTVQSNQIFLGLPAAPEAAPSGGFIPPDVLISQVLPSIKGSPKYGGVMLWSKQYDNGYSAAIKGSV, from the coding sequence ATGGCTTGCCAAGCAAAAGCTATCACCCTTCTTCTATCCATCTTAGCTGTCTCCTTATGCAAACCCTCAAACGGTGCAGGCATCGCCATCTATTGGGGTCAAAACGGCAATGAAGGCAGCTTAGCTGATACTTGTAACTCAGGAAACTATCAATTTGTGAACGTAGCTTTCCTATCTAGTTTCGGCAATGGCCAAACTCCAGTGCTGAACCTAGCAGGCCATTGTGACCCCAGCGCCGGTACCTGCACCGGCATAAGCAATGACATTAAATCTTGTCAAAATCAAGGAATCAAAGTGCTACTTTCCATCGGAGGTGGTGCAGGCAGCTACTCCCTTTCATCGGCCGACGATGCAGGGCAAGTTGCAAACTATATCTGGAATAACTTCCTTGGTGGTCAGTCCAGCTCACGTCCGCTAGGCGATGCCATCCTAGATGGGGTTGATTTTGACATCGAGGCAGGTTCAGGTCAGTTCTGGGATGATCTTGCTAGGGCACTTAATAGCTTTAGCCAACAAAGGAAGGTATACTTAGCTGCAGCTCCACAATGCATCTTCCCTGATGCTAATCTAGACACTGCAATCAAAACTGGCCTCTTTGATTATGTGTGGGTTCAATTCTATAACAATCCTCCATGTCAATACGTAAATGATGCTACCGGTCTCTTGAGTGCATGGAACCAATGGACCACAGTTCAATCCAATCAAATATTCCTGGGTCTACCTGCTGCTCCCGAGGCAGCCCCTAGTGGTGGATTCATCCCTCCCGATGTGCTCATTTCTCAGGTCCTTCCATCTATCAAGGGTTCACCAAAGTATGGAGGCGTTATGCTCTGGAGCAAGCAGTATGACAATGGGTATAGTGCAGCTATAAAGGGCAGTGTCTAG